The DNA window GGGCGCTTTTTTGGCGGCTTCGACATCCTGCCGGGCGCGGCTGATCTTGGTTTTGAGATCGGCCTGCAGGCGGTCGGTCCCTTTATGTTTGGGGATTTCGCGGAGCATCCATTCCAGGCAGCGCTGCTCTTCCTCGGGGGTGGCCGCCTGGCGATAGGCCTGTTCGGCCTTGAGATACTGTTGCGTCAGATTGGCAGGCATAAGAAAGAGCCGTGGGTTACGTGCAGGTTGCGAGGGCGTGGCGCCGAAGTCCGTGCGGCGAAGGGCTGATTGAACGTTTTCGATCGCGTGACTACGATAACGGCATGTACATGGGACGTTACCTGCAGGCCGCCGCCCTGATTTTACTGCCGATTGGCATGCTGCTCAATTTGACCGGCAACTCGGGCGAGTTTTTCGGCGTGAACCATATGGTTTACTTGCTGGCGTTTGGGATTGCGCTCTTCTGCATGGGCCGCATCCTGGAGAACCACGAACGGCATTAAGTTCAACCAGGCTTTGTCGCCGCCTGCTTCCCAAGTCCCCTGCGTTGGGATTGAGCGTTACGGCTGGCGGTAAACGGCGCCGGAGTAAAACGGGTTTTCTGGCAGCAGGGTCGCAACGGGCTGCAGTTGCAGCGATTGGATTGTCTCCGCCAGCCAGCTGGCTGTCTCGGGATAGTCCGACGCTTTGATATGGTCGAGGCTGATCTGCAGCTGGTCCGGAGTCAAGGCAGTCCAGTTCACCTCGATTTCGGTTGCCAGTCGCTCCAGGTAGGCCTCGCGGGATTCGTCTTCGCCGCGGATTTGATCGATCAGCACCAGCCGTCCGCCGGGCGCCAGCAGGTGGGTCGCCTGGCTCAGCACGGTCCGCTTCTGTTCCGGTCCGAAGTGATGCAGCGAGTAGCTCATCAGCACCACGTCGGCGGAGCCGGCCGGCAGCGTCTGCGTTACCTGCAGCAGGTCGCCGGCGATCAGCTCCACCCGATCTTCCCAGGTCGACAGGTTCCGCCGGGCCCGGGTAATCGCTTCGGTCGACAGGTCGATGCCCCGGTAATGCGCGACGTCCGCCAGGGCGAAACCACGACTGGCCAGCCAGGAGTCGCCGCAACCCAGGTCGATGATCCGCAACGGCCCGGCTCCGGCCGGAAATTGTTCCTGCAGTTGGGCGATGAGTTGCGGATGCTCCATGTAGTCGTTCTGAATGATGGCGTCGTACACGGCCCACTGTTCAAAAACACGGCGTACTTCAGCAAGCGAGGCGTCGTCCATGGGGCGTCCATTCCGGCGTCAGGGAGAGGATCAGGTCAGCGGCCGCGGTCCCCACAGGAGGAACCGCGGTCGTTTTCCCATCGTAGGGTCGACCTCGCCGCACGTACAAGGGCGCTACGTCCGGCCAGTGTCGATCGGCAATACGTCGAGCGTCACGACGTTAGCCGTCGCCGAAGGTTTCGGCGAGGTTGCGGAGGTAGTCGAGGGCCTCGTCAAGTTCGGAGGCTGGTACGCCGCGTTGCCGGCCGTCGCGATCGCACTCGCTGAGCAGGACGAGTTCGGCGTAACTTTCCGATTCCCGCAGACGGCGGTGGGCCCGCACGCCGATGGTGCCGTCGAGGATGCGATGGGCCGTCATGTGGTGTTCGATCAGCCAGGCGGTCCGCTCGGTGATGTAGTCGCCCAGTGCTTCCAGCCCGGAACCGACATGGTCGTCCCGGTCGATCCCTTTGCCAATATCGTGCAGCAAGGCGGCCAGCAGGAACTCCTCATCGTACGGCAGTTCCTCGCGGGCCAGATCAAACACCTGCAGGCTATGGTACAGGGCGTCGCCTTCGGGGTGATACTTTTTGCTTTGGACGACGTTCTCCAGCGGCAGCAGGAGCGATTCGTACAGCTGGAAGCGATCGATCTTCTGTTCGACTTCGACCAGCGCCTGGTCGAGGTCGAGATGGGCGTACTCGGCCTCCAGGAACTGCTCCAGCTCGTTAATGCTGGCCCGTTCAATCGCCTTGCCGGTGATGGAGCTTTTGAACACAAAGTGCGCTTTGTTCGAGGCGTACACGGTCAGCTCAAACGGAAAGCGGTCGCGCACATGGATATGCGTAAACACCCTTTGCTCGCCGTTCTTTTGCACCTGTTTCCGCTCCACTTCGTAGAGCAGCCCTTCCTGCTCCAACGCGGCGCCGATCGGTTCGACGCTGTCGGAGAAAAGATGCAGGTCGATATCGGACCCGCGGCGCACATGGCCGGTCAGCACGCTGCCGATCAGCCGGGGACGAAACCGCTCCAGCACCCGCATCAGGCGGAGCGCTTCCAGCCGCATCTCCAGCAGGTTCTCCACCCGGGCGTCGCCTTCGTGCATGCGGGCGAAGGACTGGATGAGGTCTCGGATCTCGGCGTTGCTGGGCAAGTCGGCCGGTTTGACCCAGCCGCGACAGATCCGGC is part of the Lignipirellula cremea genome and encodes:
- a CDS encoding class I SAM-dependent methyltransferase, whose amino-acid sequence is MDDASLAEVRRVFEQWAVYDAIIQNDYMEHPQLIAQLQEQFPAGAGPLRIIDLGCGDSWLASRGFALADVAHYRGIDLSTEAITRARRNLSTWEDRVELIAGDLLQVTQTLPAGSADVVLMSYSLHHFGPEQKRTVLSQATHLLAPGGRLVLIDQIRGEDESREAYLERLATEIEVNWTALTPDQLQISLDHIKASDYPETASWLAETIQSLQLQPVATLLPENPFYSGAVYRQP
- a CDS encoding HD domain-containing protein, translated to MSNSKLRRQIAWDAARLMYERYESEYFRAKLKAARRICRGWVKPADLPSNAEIRDLIQSFARMHEGDARVENLLEMRLEALRLMRVLERFRPRLIGSVLTGHVRRGSDIDLHLFSDSVEPIGAALEQEGLLYEVERKQVQKNGEQRVFTHIHVRDRFPFELTVYASNKAHFVFKSSITGKAIERASINELEQFLEAEYAHLDLDQALVEVEQKIDRFQLYESLLLPLENVVQSKKYHPEGDALYHSLQVFDLAREELPYDEEFLLAALLHDIGKGIDRDDHVGSGLEALGDYITERTAWLIEHHMTAHRILDGTIGVRAHRRLRESESYAELVLLSECDRDGRQRGVPASELDEALDYLRNLAETFGDG